A stretch of DNA from Natrinema salaciae:
AACGCACTTGGGGATGATGGCCATCGGCTGGCGAGCGCCGCTGCGGGCATCGTACTCGTCTCCCACCCGTTCATGGTGTTGCTGAGCTACGCGCTCCGGATCGCGACGATCGCCGCGCGGACCGCGGATTTCGGGCCGTTCGTCCCGCGATCCTCGAGCGAACGGGGTCGACCCGGTGACCGTACTCGGCGCAGCCGCTCGGTCCGAACGGACGCGGGGGAGAGCCAGCCGGGAGTACAGCCAAGGGGACGGCCGGACAACCGTCGCGTATGACGGACGACCGCACTCGCGACGAGCCGACGCCGATCGAGGAGGCGCGAACGGATTCGTTCGACCTCGAGCACTCCGAGCGCGTTCGGATCGGCGTGACGCGCGGCGAGACCGACCTCGAGCTCGGGCCGCCGCGGGACTACCCCGACCGGGCCGACGTGTCGGTACGACCCGAGTCGGCGGACGGGCACCGGATCGTACTGAGCATCGACGCGATGGCGGGCGACCACGGCACGGGTCACGCCGACGTCGAGCTGACGCCGATCGAGGCGCGGACGCTCCGCGATCGACTCGACGATATCGTGCGCTGGATGACCGAAGCGGACGCCGACCCCGATCGCGCGGATGGAACGGGCGACGGCGACGACGCCGGCCGGCACTGAGGCGGATTACTCCGGGCTCGGCGACTGCTCGCGGGACAGGTACCCCGCCAGATCCGACGTCGTCACCATCCCGATGACGCCCTCGTCCTCGTCGACGACGGGGATGTGGTGGAAGCCGCGTTCGACCATCACGTCCGCGGCGTCGCGAATGCTGTCCTGGGCCGAGGCCGTCACGACGTCGGTACTCATGTACTTCGAGACCGGCGTCTGATCCTTCGGCCGCTGTTCGGCGACGATCCGGACGAAGTCCGTCGTCGTCAAAATCCCCTCGAGCTGGTTGTCGTCGTCGACGATGACGACCGATCCGATTCCGTTCTCGAGCATTTCCTGTGCCGCTTCCTCGACGAGCGTGTCGGGCGCCGCCGTGTGCAGCGACGAGGACATGACTCGCGCGACGAAAATATCCTCCATACGGAATACTATTGGTTAAACACTATAAGGATTGTCGGAGTCGGAACCCTCGACCGGTGGAACGGCCCCCGCCCGGACATCCGTCGCGTCGGCGGGTTCGACATCCGTCGGGTCGGCTCGTCGGGCCGATCGGCGGTCGACCGCGTTCGACTCGAGCGTCGTCTCCACCACGTGCCCACATTTAAGTAGCAATTCCGCCATACTCGGTGACGTACGACCGATGGCGTCTCCCCCGCCCGCACTCGACGGCGTCTGCAAACTCCGTCCCGCACCCGCATCGGGTAGCGACGTGTTCGCCGGCGTCGCCGCCGAGTACGCCGCGCTCGCCGACGAGTACGGCCCGCGAAACGTGCTGGTCCTGAAACGGCATCCGGCGGGCCTCGAGCCCCTGATCGACGCGCTCGCCGA
This window harbors:
- a CDS encoding CBS domain-containing protein; amino-acid sequence: MEDIFVARVMSSSLHTAAPDTLVEEAAQEMLENGIGSVVIVDDDNQLEGILTTTDFVRIVAEQRPKDQTPVSKYMSTDVVTASAQDSIRDAADVMVERGFHHIPVVDEDEGVIGMVTTSDLAGYLSREQSPSPE